ACATCGACCCCCGGGTGCTGCGCCAGCCCAACTCCAAGGCGCTCTCCGCGAGCATCGTGCAGACGGTCCGCGCGGCGATCGAGGACGCCGGCCGGCAGAGTCGCGAGGTGCTCGCCGAGAGCATGCCGGGCGACCTGAGGGCCCTCGGCGGGCAGGCCGGCATCGAGAACTTCGTCGGCAGCCACGACGCCGAGGTCCGGCGGCAGATGGGAGAGCGCCGTGGGTGAGTTCGTGCAGATCCGGACGAGTCCCGCCTCGCTGATCGAGATCGGCCATCGCATGCAGGGCGCCGGCGAGGACCTGGAGAAGAAGGTCGCCGAGATCGGACGCGGCATCACCGCACACGAGAATGATCGCGCGCTGCCGCCGAACGACAAGTACAC
This window of the Actinoplanes oblitus genome carries:
- a CDS encoding YbaB/EbfC family nucleoid-associated protein; translation: MADVPGRPNWGALNAMLADLRKATADIPAMQQRMLEVTGTAWSPDKMIKAVVGPRGHLLELDIDPRVLRQPNSKALSASIVQTVRAAIEDAGRQSREVLAESMPGDLRALGGQAGIENFVGSHDAEVRRQMGERRG